The sequence below is a genomic window from Pygocentrus nattereri isolate fPygNat1 chromosome 16, fPygNat1.pri, whole genome shotgun sequence.
TTGTCCCAGACTGTGAAAAATGGCTCATCTGTTCAACCTTCAAAAACTGCGTTTATGTGGTAAAAAGCAATTGAACTAATCTCATTCAAAAATTACTTTGATTGAAAGAATCGTTCAGTCAAATGTTTATTTAGGTTGCAAAAAGTGTATTAATTTACTTACTACATCACTACACCACATGTCATTTTAGGTTGAATCAACAAGCCATTTTTTACAAAGTAACCTCACTGACTTCAACTAATACAAACATTTGGTGTATTTACCACAGTTATTTAGTGTAATTTTATTACactaaagtttatttattatcctTGCCTATATCCATATGACTTGCCCCTAAAACCTTTCTGCAGCCTTTGAAATAATTTAGCCTGAAATATCTAATAAGAGATATAttaaactttaaatatctttaatatattaatgaaaatgtatgGATAATATCATGGCACTTCCACTACAGCAGGTGAAACCTGACCAGCACAGAGAGTGAAGCGCGAAGGCAAGTTGTGGTATGGCTCCACAGGATGCGGTGTTTTTCATTGGCAGAGCTAGCTTCATTGTGAGGAGTGAGGTGGGAGAATGAAAGGCCCACAGCTCAGCCTAGAGACAAAAGGGTGCCAAAGCAAAGTGCTGACGGCAGCCCAGGTCCACAAGCTACGGTGCCCCATTCACCTCAGCCGTGTATAAATAGCCCCACACGCGCCTGGCCAGGAGACTACTAGGTGGGAACCCCCCCAGCGCACACAGCTCATTCTTTGGGGTAAGTCTTTTAAGCACTGAGAGTCTCATGCCAGACTCTCCTTCCAATGAATTAGCCACGTGATATAAAAAAGGCAAACCGATATATATTTCTCTGATGTGGAGCACTCCAAGTTAGAATTCCAAGTCATTATCTTGGCACGCGCAAATGGCAACAACATGATGAAATGTAAACTGAGTGGAACAGAGTGAAAGGTGAAAAAGGAGGCAACCCCAGTTTATTGCTCACGTGGTAAAAAGTGGTTCAATATGGTCCACTGAGGACATATGACAAATATCATTTATCACTCAGATGTAGGCCTAAAAATCGTTGCTATGAAGGGCGTAACAACATGAAATATTAAGTGAAGAATTAAATTAATGTAAGTGAGACTTGAGTAAGATAATGTTTGTGTGCACTTGTGTGGAAGCTAATCCAATAGACATTTCACAGAACCTGATATTGAGGCTCCTGTGTAAAGCATTGTGTCTAGGAATATGTCTTCAAACAAACCTTCCTCTTACCCACAGGTCACAGCTGAGAGATCAGACATGGCTTTGACAAACCAGATGAACATGCCCATGGGACCATGGAAGGTAAAGTCTGCTTCTGGACCTCAAACATATCAAGGGCATATTTTGCTTCAGCATCCACTGTCCACTAGGCTGCTACAGGCCAAAAATAAGCATTCTAGGAAGGGGAACTTGTTTTTCAAATGACATTAATGTATGATTGCATGCATCTGTGTTTTCCACCAGATCACCGTTTATGACCAGGAGTACTTCCAGGGCAGATGGTGGGAGTTCACCTCCTGCTGCAAGAACGTTATGGAGTACGGCTTGGAGAATGTTCGCTCCTTGAAGGTGGAATGTGGAGCGTGAGTAGCTACAGCTTTTTACACGTACAGAGCATTTTACAAGCAACGTCTACCTTGTTAGAATACTGTGCAGGAGTAGACACATCTTCTTCAGGCACAATGTGCGTTGACTTCTAGTACTTCATCAGTTGTCAGTTTCTGGCCATAGGCCCTCTGCCCAAAGTTTGCCTGTCAGAACATTTGATTTGGTGCACCAGAAATATACCCTAACCCCACTCGTTCACCCAATGAGAAACATATGTCTATACTACTTACAGTCATATGTCATAAGTTTTGCTGCCCAAGTTAAATTatgtgttttgctgattttctaagtgaaaatatgtgaacacattctctacagagaacacacttttacacactttaatgcacaattactctttatttgctgaacttaacatattggggaaaaaaacataaaatgtggcctgtgcaaaagttactgcacaatttatattttatgttttattccaCTTGTGCACTCcaatttcacaaaaaatgttGCAGGCCACCATTAACACTGTGCTTTCACCTCCTAAGGTCACTTGGTTAAAAGGTATAAAGGTAGAAgaaggtgtacctaatgaacTGGGTTAATCATAGTTCTAAGTTCTTCTGAATTCATACTGAGTGTCTAGGGGACTTTACACTTTGTGAGGCTTTCACTGCATCACCTTAGACATGAATGTACTGCACCTTAATTTGGAATGAGCCTTTCTTTTGCGCTTATCTGCTCCTCTCATACCATACTCTGTGTTTGTTCTTTGTTCTTCTGGCACCCAGCTGGGTGGGTTATGAGCATACCAGCTTAAATGGCCAACAGTTTGTCCTGGAGAAGGGAGACTACCCTTGCTTCGAGGCTTACATGGGAAGTAATGGCTACCGCGTTGAGAGGATGATGTCTTTCCGGCCCATCTTTTCCGCTGTGAGTGATGTAACGCAAACCATCAATCATACATCCAACACAGCTTGAAACAGGCTGCATGCTTGCTGGACTCAATTGTGATCAAGCATTGCCCACAATGTAAATAGATACTCAGTCCtaatttctctctccttcctgtTGGAGCAGAACCACAAGGAGTcccgcatgtgtgtgtgggactGTGAGAACATGATGGGCAGACAGTGGGACCTGTGTGATGACTACCCCTCCCTGCAGGCTATGGGCTGGCACAACAATGAGATTGGCTCCATGCAGGTCCAGAGTGGCGCGTGAGTACCTCCAGTGGGTAGCTCCactaaaaacactataaaaggGCCCATTTCCTacattgtttgtgtattttatttattccatAACATCCATTTATAACACTTGTATGAATTTATGTTACAGTTTTATGAGTTTGGttttacatgactgtttttgttactgtggctTTAAGATTGACtaacctctgttctgactggctgcaaTGTATAGTGCCTCATTCAATCATCCAGTTTTAAATACTCCCTATAACACCAATGTTGATGGGAAAGAGCTAAGCTACTGTAACCTAATAGCCAGATATATGTttatgtgtgaatttcatgaaactaaagaagcaatgTGTGGGCTTAACTTCAATATATGGGCAATATATGGAGCCCACAATTCAAAAACACTCCTGCTTTATTCCAGGGCTCTTGAACACAGTCTCAGGAATGGAAAATGATCATCTCCATACTGCTAAACTAGAAAAATGACTACCTATAATAATAGAAACATTGACAGAATTAACAAACTGAGTTTTTGCTTGTCTCTAGTTGTTCATAAGCGTctgcaatatggcaaaaatataacatcacaagacgtaaagacattttcacaaaaggCATCATAACATTTTTGTTGATATGATAACATATCGCTTTATAAACAAGGTGAGATCATAGATAATTGATCACAGAATTGAATCTACTACAGCCACCTCAGGTACAGCAGCACTGTTGATTACGCTGATGGTGCTGACTGACtctgcttcattttctcctctctcctagcTGGGTGTGCTACCAGTACCCTGGTTATCGTGGCTACCAGTATATCATGGAGTGTGACTGCCACGGAGGCGAGTACAGACACTACAGGGAATTTGGGACCCACGCCCACACCCCCCAGATCCAGTCCATCCGTAGGATCCAGCACTGAGCAGAACCGTCTGTGTCCTTCCTCCCTCCAGtatcctcctccacctccaatCTCTCCACCCCTCCGTAGCCAGCTTTGCAGGACCGGCCCAATGCCCAGGACTGCTGGCTGACAAACTGGTGCTACatcaatgtaacatgtccataGCACTTTTTTAACCCATCTCTtgaggaaagaaagacaaaactaGACAGAGGAAATGACGAGCCAAGAATGAAATTTGACAAGCGAAAATCCTGAAAGGTTCAGCGCTGCGGCCAGTCGGCTGCAGTGCTACGAGACGCCTGGGACGTTGCTCTTCTTTCATTGCGGCCATCATTTGCGCTTGTCATGGTCAACTTCTGTATGAGACTTCATGAATAAAGAAAGCAAGCAAAAGAGCTAGAGACAGAACAATGGATTTCAGTGAAGCATGTGTTGTGTGGTTCTTTTATGGCCTCTAAAGTGAATAGGTAATGACTTCAAGCCCATCAGAACTCAATGATCACTTATCATAACCTACTCAAAAGTCAcagctaaaacaaaaaaacataagatACAGCAGTGCATAGAATTCATAATTTTGTTGCAAGTCTTGCCAAACAGTTCAGTCAGAGCAGTCAGTACACCCACACAAGACAAaggaatgtaaaaaaaaaaagtaacatggAAAAGAGCCagaagcatttcacatttcaaTCCTGTCGCTTGTTGCTAGCTCACTGCTGGTCATTTGAATAAATTCAACCTTGATAGAAAACTAAAGCTGGACTGCAGATTTATGAGACTCTTCCTGGTGCCATACAACACTCTGACATGTGCATACAGGGCCAAGATGAAGCCCAACCCTAGACTAAAAAGAATTTCCAAGTATTTACCATTAGCAGCGCAATTGATCTAATACCACACTATACAGTCAGTTTCCTG
It includes:
- the cryba1b gene encoding crystallin, beta A1b, with product MALTNQMNMPMGPWKITVYDQEYFQGRWWEFTSCCKNVMEYGLENVRSLKVECGAWVGYEHTSLNGQQFVLEKGDYPCFEAYMGSNGYRVERMMSFRPIFSANHKESRMCVWDCENMMGRQWDLCDDYPSLQAMGWHNNEIGSMQVQSGAWVCYQYPGYRGYQYIMECDCHGGEYRHYREFGTHAHTPQIQSIRRIQH